CAGGATCTGGCTCAGGCCGCGGTAAGGAGCCGGCTTGGGCAGTACACCCCTGGGCTTGCTTCAAGTCCTTGAGAGACCAGGAGGGCAATCGACAGGATTCTTGACTCTAACCACCTCAGACCCAGACCTTTCCCGGTGTGGGAACAGACCGAGAACCGGGTGAGACTGGGATTTGCTTCGGCTGTGGGATGGGCCGGCGCCTGTAGAGGGCTCGGCTGTAGGGCACGAGGCAGTCGGCCAGGCGGAGGCGCAGGCAGAGGCGGCGGTAGGTAGCCAGGGCAAGCACAAGCAACGGCACGAGCAGTAGGAATCCAGTGACCAGCAGGGCCGTGAAGCCCGGGTCCTGCAGATGCGCGGTGCAAGGGGGTGCCTGAGAGCGCAGAAACTGCGGATAAGAGACATCAGAATGGGCCACTGCCCGGGAGGAAACGGCCCAAGTGGGGATGCTGGGGCTCagacaccctcccccccacaccacTCACGCATACCCCTTGGGGCACATGCTTACCTGGGAGTGGCAGAGAAAGCCGAAGC
This sequence is a window from Mus pahari chromosome 14, PAHARI_EIJ_v1.1, whole genome shotgun sequence. Protein-coding genes within it:
- the Tmem88 gene encoding transmembrane protein 88 isoform X1, encoding MAEVPGAQRPVLAGGPEPRDPLDCWACAVLVTAQNLLVAVFNLLLLALVLGTILLPAVTMLGFGFLCHSQFLRSQAPPCTAHLQDPGFTALLVTGFLLLVPLLVLALATYRRLCLRLRLADCLVPYSRALYRRRPIPQPKQIPVSPGSRSVPTPGKVWV
- the Tmem88 gene encoding transmembrane protein 88 isoform X2, coding for MAEVPGAQRPVLAGGPEPRDPLDCWACAVLVTAQNLLVAVFNLLLLALVLGTILLPAVTMLGFGFLCHSQAPPCTAHLQDPGFTALLVTGFLLLVPLLVLALATYRRLCLRLRLADCLVPYSRALYRRRPIPQPKQIPVSPGSRSVPTPGKVWV